One region of Anaeromyxobacter paludicola genomic DNA includes:
- a CDS encoding phosphoenolpyruvate carboxykinase (GTP) has protein sequence MNHHLRSWVDEMAKLCKPDQVYWCDGSDEERQRLTAEAVKAGVLQPLNQQKLPGCYYGRSNPNDVARVEHLTFICTPTQEEAGPTNNWMDPSEAYAKLSKLYDGAMKGRTLYVVPYIMGPAASPFSKVGIELTDSVYVALNMAIMTRMGKVALDRLGEGADFNKGLHSVRDCNPDNRFICHFPQDNTIWSVGSGYGGNALLGKKCLALRIGSYLARKEGWLAEHMLILEAESPQGEKTYVAAAFPSACGKTNFAMMIPPPAFEGWKIRTVGDDIAWMRVGEDGRLWAVNPENGYFGVAPGTNYKTNPNAMKSIEKDTLYTNVALTPDGDVWWEGKDGEVPETLTDWKGNPWKKGSTEKAAHPNSRFTAPARNNPALSDKVDDPKGVPISAIIFGGRRSTTVPLVLEAFNWTHGVYMGSTMGSETTAAATGAVGVVRRDPMAMLPFCGYDCGSYLGHWLEMQSRIPNPPHMYLVNWFRKGQDGKFLWPGYGDNMRVLKWMIDRAHGRVGVQETPIGNVPKQGDLDLNGVKATPAEVAQATRIDLGEWEQELGSQTEWFQKLGKTLPRAIALQREQLLEAVKTARKVQGS, from the coding sequence ATGAACCACCACCTGCGCTCGTGGGTGGACGAGATGGCGAAGCTCTGCAAGCCGGACCAGGTCTACTGGTGTGATGGGTCCGACGAGGAGCGCCAGCGCCTCACCGCCGAGGCGGTCAAGGCCGGCGTCCTCCAGCCGCTGAACCAGCAGAAGCTCCCCGGCTGCTACTACGGCCGCTCGAACCCCAACGACGTGGCGCGCGTCGAGCACCTCACCTTCATCTGCACGCCGACGCAGGAGGAGGCGGGCCCCACCAACAACTGGATGGACCCCAGCGAGGCCTACGCCAAGCTGTCGAAGCTCTACGACGGCGCGATGAAGGGCCGCACCCTCTACGTGGTGCCGTACATCATGGGCCCGGCCGCCTCCCCGTTCTCGAAGGTGGGCATCGAGCTCACCGACTCCGTCTACGTCGCGCTCAACATGGCGATCATGACGCGCATGGGGAAGGTCGCGCTCGACCGCCTGGGCGAGGGCGCCGACTTCAACAAGGGCCTGCACTCGGTCCGCGACTGCAACCCGGACAACCGGTTCATCTGCCACTTCCCGCAGGACAACACCATCTGGTCGGTCGGCTCCGGCTACGGCGGCAACGCGCTCCTCGGCAAGAAGTGCCTCGCGCTGCGCATCGGCAGCTACCTCGCCCGCAAGGAGGGCTGGCTCGCCGAGCACATGCTCATCCTCGAGGCCGAGAGCCCGCAGGGCGAGAAGACCTACGTCGCGGCGGCGTTCCCGTCGGCCTGCGGCAAGACCAACTTCGCCATGATGATCCCGCCCCCGGCGTTCGAGGGCTGGAAGATCCGCACCGTCGGCGACGACATCGCCTGGATGCGCGTGGGCGAGGACGGCCGGCTCTGGGCGGTGAACCCGGAGAACGGCTACTTCGGCGTGGCGCCGGGGACGAACTACAAGACCAACCCCAACGCCATGAAGTCGATCGAGAAGGACACGCTCTACACCAACGTGGCCCTCACGCCCGACGGCGACGTCTGGTGGGAGGGGAAGGACGGCGAGGTCCCCGAGACCCTCACCGACTGGAAGGGCAACCCCTGGAAGAAGGGCTCGACCGAGAAGGCGGCCCACCCGAACAGCCGGTTCACGGCGCCGGCCCGAAACAACCCGGCCCTCTCCGACAAGGTGGACGATCCGAAGGGCGTGCCCATCTCCGCCATCATCTTCGGCGGCCGCCGCTCCACCACCGTGCCGCTGGTCCTCGAGGCCTTCAACTGGACCCACGGCGTGTACATGGGCTCCACCATGGGCTCCGAGACCACCGCCGCCGCCACCGGCGCGGTCGGCGTGGTGCGGCGTGACCCGATGGCCATGCTGCCCTTCTGCGGCTACGACTGCGGCAGCTACCTCGGCCACTGGCTCGAGATGCAGTCCCGCATCCCGAACCCGCCGCACATGTACCTCGTGAACTGGTTCCGCAAGGGCCAGGACGGCAAGTTCCTCTGGCCGGGCTACGGGGACAACATGCGCGTCCTCAAGTGGATGATCGACCGCGCCCACGGCCGCGTCGGCGTCCAGGAGACCCCCATCGGCAACGTGCCGAAGCAGGGCGACCTCGACCTCAACGGCGTCAAGGCCACGCCGGCGGAGGTGGCCCAGGCCACCCGCATCGACCTCGGCGAGTGGGAGCAGGAGCTCGGCTCGCAGACCGAGTGGTTCCAGAAGCTCGGGAAGACGCTCCCGCGCGCCATCGCGCTGCAGCGCGAGCAGCTCCTCGAGGCGGTGAAGACCGCCCGCAAGGTGCAGGGCAGCTAG